The DNA sequence GGCGGGTCGTCCGCCGGGCGGTTCGTAGGGTGGCCCGATGCAGTGGTGGGAGGTCGGGGTCATCGCGCTGGCCGGACTCTGGGCGGGGTTGATCAACACCGTCGTCGGGTCCGGGACGCTGGTGACCTTCCCGGTGCTGGTGGCGCTCGGCTTCCCGCCGGTGACGGCGACGACGTCGAACGCCATCGGCCTGATCACGGGGTCGGTGACCGGCGCCGTCGGCTATCGCAGGGAGTGGGCCGGGCACGGCCGCCGGCTCGCGAAGTACGCCGTCGCGTCGTTCCTGGGGGCCGTCGTCGGTGCGGCGCTGCTGCTGTCGCTGCCGCCGGACGCGTTCGAGACGATCGTGCCGGTCCTGGTCGGCACCTCGGTGCTGCTGGTCGCCGTGCAACCGCTGCTGGCCCGCCGGCTGCGGGACCGGCCGCGTCCCGACCGGTCCGGCTCGCCGGTGCTCTACCTGCTGGTGTTCCTGGTGGGGGTCTACGGCGGCTACTTCACCGCCGCGCAGGGGATCATGCTGGTCGGGGTGATGGGGCTGCTCCTCGCGGACCCGCTGCAGCGGCTCAACGCCTTCAAGAACACCCTGGCCTCGGTCGTGAACATCGTCGCGGGGGCCATATACGCCGTCGTCGCACCGGTCGACTGGAGGGTCGTCGGGATCATCGCGGTCAGCTCGATCGTCGGCGGGCTGCTCGGCGCGAAGGTCGGGCGCAGGCTGTCGCCCGCGGTGCTGCGGAGCGCGATCGTCGTGATCGGGGTCGCGGCCATCGTGTTCCTGCTGGTGGAGTGAGCGGCCCGGAACTGTCGGGGGTGTCTGCTCTGCTGGGGCCGTGGACGACGACCGCGCCGCCGAGCTGGCCGCGGCCCTCGCCGCGCTGGCCGGTCGCGAGATCGGTCCGGCCGAGGCGCGGGCCGTCGTCGCGCACGCCCACGACCTGACCCCGGCCCGGGCGAACGCGGTCTGGACCCGGCACCGGGCGGCACCGCGGACCGTGCCGCTGCGCGACTACCTGGCGATGACGCTGCGGTTCACCGCGCAGGACCCGGCGGTCGGCCCGCTCGCCGGCGGGGAGCGGCACGCCTCACCGGATCCACACGGCCGACACGGTGGGATGGCACCGTGAGCACGACTGCCTCGACCGGCCCGGACCCGATCACTCCCGCCCGCGACGCCGAGCGGCTCGAGCGTGCGGTACTCGAGGTGAAGCGGGTGATCGTCGGCCAGGACCGGCTCGTCGAGCGGATGCTGGTGGGTCTGCTCGCGAAGGGACACCTGCTGCTGGAGGGCGTCCCCGGCGTCGCGAAGACCCTCGCGGTGGAGACCTTCGCCCGGGTCGTCGGGGGGAGCTTCTCCCGGCTGCAGTTCACCCCCGACCTGGTGCCCGCCGACATCCTCGGCACCCGGATCTACCGGCAGGGCCGGGAGGAGTTCGACGTCGAGCTCGGTCCGGTCGTCGCGAACTTCGTGCTGGCCGACGAGATCAACCGCGCCCCGGCGAAGGTGCAGTCGGCGATGCTCGAGGTGATGGCCGAGCGCAAGCTGTCCCTCGCGGGTCGCGACCACCCGATGCCCGACCCGTTCCTCGTGCTCGCCACCCAGAACCCGATCGAGAACGAGGGCGTCTACCCGCTGCCCGAGGCCCAACGCGACCGCTTCCTGTTCAAGCTGATCATCGAGTACCCGGGGCTCGAGGAGGAACGGGAGATCATCTACCGGATGGGGTCCACCCCACCGGTGGCCTCCCAGGTCCTCACCCCCGAGGAGCTGGTCCGGCTGCAGCGCACCGCGGCGGACGTGTTCGTGCACCACTCCCTGGTCGACTACGTCGTGCGGCTGGTCGTCGCGACCCGGCTGCCGTCCGAGCACGGCCTGTCCGACGTCGCGTCCTGGATCGCCTACGGGGCCTCGCCGCGTGCGTCGCTGGGCATCGTGTCCGCCGCCCGCGCGCTGGCCCTGGTGCGTGGCCGCGACTACGTCCTGCCGCAGGACGTGCTGGAGGTCGCCCCGGACGTGCTGCGGCACCGCCTCGTGCTGTCCTACGACGCGATCGCCGATCAGGTGCCGGTCGACCACATCGTCACCCGGGTCCTGCAGACCGTGCCGTTGCCACAGGTCAGCGCCCGGCCCGGGGGAGCGCCCGAGGGTGCGCCGTCGGCGTGGCCGCCCGCACCGGGTGCCGGCCAGGGTCCGGCGTGACGGCGGGGTCCTCCGACCTCGTCCGGCTCGAGGCCACCCTGCGGACCCTGGAGCTCACCGTCCGGCGCCGGCTGGACGGGCTGCTCCAGGGCAACCACATCGGGCTGCTGCCCGGCCCGGGCAGCGAGCCCGGCGACGCGCGGCCCTACCAGCCCGGTGACGACGTCCGCCGGATGGACTGGTCGGTCACCGCCCGCACGACCGCGCCGCACGTGCGCGAGACCGTCGCCGACCGCGAGCTGGAGACCTGGGCGGTGGTGGACCTGTCGCGCAGCATCGACTACGGCACCGCCCGCACCGACAAGCGGCACCTGGCGCTGGCCGGGCTGACCGCGGTCGCCCAGCTGACGACCGGCGGCGGCAACCGGCTCGGCGCCGTCGTCGCGAACGGGGAGTCGACGCTGCGGCTGCCCGCCCGCGGTGGCATGGCGCACGCCCGTGGCCTGGTCCGCCGGGTCGCGACGATGCCGTCGGCGCCCGAGGGCACCCGCGGTGACCTGTCCCGCGCACTCGACGAGCTGCGCCGCCCGCCGCGCCGGCGCGGGCTGGTCGTGGTGGTCTCGGACTTCCTGGGCGAGCCCACCTGGGAGCGGTCGCTGCGGGCGCTCTCGGCGCGCCACGAGCTCCTCGCGATCGAGGTCGTCGACCCGCGGGAGCTGGAGCTGCCCGACGTCGGGACCGTCGTGCTGGCCGACCCCGAGACCGGGCGTCAGCGCGAGGTCGACACCACACCGCTGCTGCGCCGCGAGTTCGCCGCCGCCGCCGCCGAGCACCGGGACCGGGTGGCCGCGGCGCTGCGCCGCTGCGGGGCCGGGCACCTGACCCTGCGCACCGACACCGACTGGGTGGCCGACATCGTGCGGTTCGCCGTCGCCCGCAAGCACACCGCGGCCCCGCGCAGCGGCGCCGCGTTCTCGCGCAACGGCACCGCGTCCCCGCACGACGGGACCGCGGCCCCGCGGAGGCCCGCGTGACGTTCACCGCCCCCTGGTGGCTGCTCGGGCTGCTCGTCGTCGCCGCGCTGGCGGTCGCCTACGTGTGGCTGCTGCGCCGGCGCCGTCGCGACGTCGTGCGGTTCACCAACCTGGAGCTGCTGGAGTCGGTCGCCCCGAAGCGGCCGGGCCGGTGGCGGCACCTTCCCGCGATCGCGTTGATCGCGGCGCTGGCGGTGCTCACCGTGGCGCTCGCCGGGCCACAGGCGATGGCGAAGGTGCCGCGGAACCGGGCCACGGTGATGCTGGTGATCGACGTGTCGCTGTCGATGAAGGCCACCGACGTCGCGCCGACCCGGCTCGCCGCGGCGCAGGCCGCGGCCAAGCAGTTCGCCGACCAGCTGACCCCGGGCGTCAACCTCGGGCTGGTGTCGTTCGCCGGGACGGCGGCGGTGCTCGTCTCGCCGACGACCGACCGCAGCGCGGTCAAGAACGGCGTCGACAACCTGCAGCTCGCCGAGTCCACCGCGACCGGTGAGGCGATCTTCACGGCGATGCAGTCCATCGACACCTTCTCCCGGTCGCTGCAGGGCGGCCCGGACGCGGCGGGGGTGCCGCCCCCGGCGCGGATCGTGCTGCTCTCCGACGGCACCCAGACCGTGCCGGGTCCGGACGGGGAGAACGAGCCGCGCGGCTCGTTCACCGCGGCCGCAGAGGCGCGCAACAGCGGCATCCCGGTGTCCACGATCTCCTTCGGCACCAGCTACGGCTCGATCGAGCTCGACGGCGGGCGCACCCCCGTCCCCGTCGACGACGCCTCGATGGAGCGCATCGCGCAGCTCGCCGGTGGCCGGTTCTTCACCGCCGCGACCGAGTCCGAGCTGCGCGCGGTCTACTCCGACCTGTCCGAGGAGCTCGGCTACGAGGAGCGCGAGGTCGACGCGAGCAGACCGTGGATGATCGGCGGGTTCGTCCTGCTGATCGGCGGGCTCGGTGCGGGCATCCTGCTCGGCAGGCGGCTGCCGTGAGGGTGATCTCCGCTCGCGGGTACCGACCGGTAGTGCGTTAGGTTCACCCCCGTGGGACGCAGCGTGCTCGTGACCGGAGGAAACCGCGGCATCGGCCTGGCGATCGCGCAGGCGTTCGCGGCCGAGGGCGACCAGGTGGCGGTGACCTACCGCTCGGGGAAGGACGACATCCCCGACGGGCTCTTGCCGGTGCACTGCGACGTCACCGACGCCGAGTCCGTCGACGCCGCGTTCACCGAGGTCGAGGCCGCCCACGGACCGGTCGAGGTGCTGGTGTCCAACGCCGGCATCACCGACGACGGTCTGCTCATGCGGATGTCCGAGGAGTCCTTCACCCGGGTCGTCGACGCCAACCTCACCGCCGCGTACCGGGTCGCGAAGCGGGCCTCGCGCGGGATGCTGAAGGCCAGGAAAGGCCGGATGATCTTCGTGTCGTCGGTCGTGGGCCTCTCCGGGTCGGCCGGGCAGGTCAACTACGCCGCCTCGAAGTCCGGGCTCGTCGGCCTCGCCCGCTCGGTCGCCCGCGAGCTCGGCAGCCGCGGCGTCACCGCGAACGTCGTCGCCCCCGGGTTCGTCGACACCGACATGACCCGCGCGCTGCCCGAGAAGCGGCGCGAGGAGATCCTCGGGACCATCCCGCTCTCCCGCTACGCCGACGCCGACGAGATCGCCTCGGTCGTCGCCTTCCTCGCCTCGCCCGGCGCCGGCTACGTCACCGGGGCGGTCGTCCCGGTCGACGGCGGCCTGGGCATGGGGCACTGATCGGCGCTCGCGTGCGACACCGACACCGGGCCCCCGGGCCCGTGCCCCGCAGAACTCTCGAAAGGACGTCATGGGACTGCTCGACGGCAAGCGGCTGCTGATCACCGGTGTGATCACCGATGCCTCGCTGGCCTTCCACTCCGCCAAGATCGCCCAGGAGCAGGGCGCCGAGGTCGTGCTCACCGGCTTCGGCCGGATGCGGCTGGTCGAGCGGATCGCGATGCGGCTGCCGAAGCCCGCACCGGTCGTCGAGCTGGACGTGTCGAACCAGGAGCAGCTGGACTTGCTCGTCGAGCGGATCACCCCGCACCTGGGCGAGGAGCCCCGCCTCGACGGCGTGCTGCACTCGATCGGGTTCGCCCCTGCGGGTGCTCTGGGGGAGGGTGCGTTCCTGAACGCGCAGTGGGAGGACGTCGCCACCACGATCCAGGTGTCGGCGTTCTCGCTGAAGTCGCTGGCGATGGCGTGCAAGCCGCTGCTCGGTCCGGGCAGCTCGATCGTCGGCATGGACTTCGACAACCGTCAGGCCTGGCCCGCCTACGACTGGATGGGCGTCGCGAAGTCCGCCCTGGAGTCGGTCACCCGCTACCTGGCCCGCGACCTGGGCCGCGACGGCATCCGGGTCAACCTGGTCGCCGCCGGCCCGGTGAAGACGATGGCCGCCAAGTCGATCCCGGGCTTCGCCGCGTTCGAGGACGTGTGGGACGAGCGTGCCCCGCTCGGCTGGGACATGAACGACCCGGTGCCGGTCGCCAAGACCGTGTGCGCCGCACTGTCGGACTGGATGCCGACCACCACCGGATCGATGATCATGGCCGACGGCGGGGTGCACGCCGTCGGCGTGTGAGGCCGGGGAGCGCGCCCGCGGGAAGGCGTCGATAATCGGGTCCGTGCCCGAACAGTCCTGCCCCGACCCCGATGCCATCCTGGTGCTCAGCTTCGGCGGCCCCGAGGCTCCCGACGAGGTCCGCCCGTTCCTGGAGAACGTGACCCGGGGCCGCGGGGTCCCGCCGGAACGCCTCGACGCCGTCGAGGAGCACTACCAGCACTTCGGCGGGGTCTCGCCGATCAACGCCCGCAAGCGCGAGCTGATCGCGTCGATCGCCGCGCGCACCGAGCTGCCGGTGTACTTCGGCAACCGCAACTGGCGGCCCTTCGCCGAGGACACCGTCCGCGAGATGGCCGAGGCCGGCGTCGAGCGGGCATTGGTGTTCGCGACCAGCGCCTACGGCGGCTACTCCGCCTGCCGCCAGTACCACGAGGACATCGCTCGGGCCCGCGACGCCGTCGGCGAGGCGGCGCCCGAGCTGGTCAAGCTGCGCCACTTCTACGACCACCCGGACTTCGTGCGCGCCAACGCCGACGCCGTGCGGACGGCGTGGGTGCAGCTGCCCGAGGACCGGCGCGAGGCGGCGCGGCTGGTATTCACGGCGCACTCCATCCCCACCTCGGCCGACGCGGCCGCGGGGACCCCGGACGACGGCGGGCACCGCTACTCCCGCCAGGTCGCCGAGGCCGCCGCGCTGGTCGCCGCCGAGCTGGGCGTCGACGAGTTCGACGTCGTCTGGCAGTCCCGCTCCGGTCCGCCGCAGGTGCCGTGGCTGGAGCCCGACATCGTCGACCACATCGACGACCTGCACGCCAAGGGTGTGCCCGCGGTCGTCGTCGCGCCGGTCGGGTTCGTGTCCGACCACGTCGAGGTCGTGTGGGACCTCGACAACGAGGCCGCCGAGCGTGCCGCCGAGCACGGCATGGGGTTCGCCCGCGCCGCCACCGCCGGGCCCGACCCGCGCTTCGCCGACATGGTGGTCGAGCTCGTGCGGGAGCACACCGACGACGCGCCCGCCCGGCGGCTGGGCAGCGGCCCGTCGGCGGGGTGCACCCGTAACGGGGCACCCTGCGCGGTCGACTGCTGTGTGCCGCAGCGGCGGCCCGCCCGGTCGGGCTGATCAGCGGCGCCGTACCCGGGCGAGGTGGGCGGGGACCTCGACCCTGGTCCCGGCCGGCTCACCGTAGGCCTGCGCCAGGGCGGCGGTCACGACCCCGCGGTACGACGCCGGCGCGACCGACTCCACCGACCAGTCCGGACCGGTGAACGCGGTCCGGACGTCGGCCGCGTCGATCACCGGGCCGAACTCGGCGGCGGCGCCGGTCCGGGCCAGGGCGAGCACGTGCACGACGCCGCCGGGGCGCACGATCCCGGCCAGCGCGCGGGCGTAGCGGGCCTGGTCAGCGGGGTCGAACAGGTGGAACAGGGCACTGTCCACGACCGTGTCGAACGGGCCGAGGCCGTCCGGGGTGAGTGCGTCGGCGACGACGAACCGGGCGTCCACCCCCGCGGCCGCGGCCCGCTCCCGGGCGCGGCGCACCGCGGTCGGGGCGGCGTCGGCGCCGAGGACGTCGTGTCCGAGCCGGGTCAGCAGGATGGTGTGCTCCCCGGTGCCGCACCCCGGGTCCAGGACGGTTCCGGTGACGGCACCGTCGCGGGCCAACGCCGCGACGACCGGCTGCGGCTCGTCGATGACCCAGGGCGGGTCGCCGTCGCGGTACGCCTGCTCGAAGCGGGCCACGGGTGGTGTGGTGTCCATGGGTTCTCCCTCGCCGGTGGTGACCGAGGGAGCGTCGGGGATGAAGCGGGGTTCAGGTCAAGGATCGGTGTTCAGATCCGGGACCACTCCCGGGCGAGCAGCGCGTAGGAGCGCAGCCGGTCGGCGAGGGTGGGGGCGACGGTCTCGACGACGAGCTCGTCGGCCTCCGCGGCCTCGACGATCGCGGCGAGCCGTCGCGCGACCGCGTCGGCCCGTCCCACGACGCGGGTCCGCAGCCGGTCCTCCAGGACGACCAGCTCGGCCGGGTCCAGCGGCGGGAGGCCGGCCCGCTCCTCGGCGGTGGGGTAGTGGTGGGTGCCGGCGTCGAGGGTGAGCCCGCGCAGCCAGACGTCGTAGCCCGCGCCGAGGGACACCGCCTCCTCCTCGGAGTCCGTGGCCAGCGCCGACACGGCGATCGCGATGTGCGGTCGGTCCCCGTAGGGCCCCGGTACGAACCGCTCGCGGTACAGGTCGACCGCTTCCAGGACCGTGGTCGGCCGGGCGAAGTAGGCGACGCCCATCGGCAGCCCGTTGCGGGCGGCGTAGTTGGCACTCTCGCCCGCGCCGGCCGCGTGCACCCAGACCTGCGGGGCCACCGCGTCGAGCAGCTCGACGGGCGCGCCCCGCAGCCCCGGCTCCTTGCCGGTGAGCAGGCGCAGCAGCTGGTCACAGCGTCCGGAGAAGGTGCCCAGCCCACGCTCCAGGAGCCGGGCCTCGACGTGCGGACGGTCGTGGTCGAGCCCGACGGTGCGCGGCGTACGGGCGGCGACCGACCGGCCGAGCCCGAGGTCGGTGCGGCCACCGGACAGGGCCGACAGCAGCGTCGCGTCCTCGGCCAGGCGCAGTGGCGGGTGGTAGGCGACGAGGGGCGCGGCGACGCCCAGCCGGATGCGTTCGGTCCGGGCCGCGAGATGCGAGAGCAGCACCATCGGGCTGGTCGACCCGAGCGCCGGCTTAAGGTGGTGTTCGCCGACCCAGTAGCGCAGCATGCCGAGCGACTCGGCGTGGCGTGCGAGTACGACCGCGTCGGAGACAACGTCGGTGGCGGTTCCGCCGCGCCGGAGCGGGTTCAGGTCCAGGCACGACAGCGGGATCGTGGACAGGGTGCGCTCCGGCGGCACGAGGTGCACGGGAGTCGGCACCGGGGATCGTCCACGGAATGTAGAGCCGCCCCGAGCGAGGGGTCAACGCGATCTGGCCGCACCGTCACAACCATCAGTGTCAAGCAATCATTGACGATGGCGCGCGGTCAACCGAACAGCGACACCCGCTGCTGGTCGCGGAGCAGGGGAGGCGGCAGTGGTCACGGGCAGGGCACGCGACGGACACCCTGCTCGGCCGGCCGTGTCGGGCCGCCCCGCCCGGCAGGCCACGGTGGGCAGCACGGACGCAGCAGCACGGATGCAGCGGCGCGGACGGAGACTGTCGGGCCGGGGCCGTCGTGACCCGCATGTGCCGGCGTCCGCAGCTCCGGAGGCCGAGGATCTCTGGGCCGCGCCCTCCAGCGCCCAGCCCTTCGCCGCTCATCGGTCTCAATGGTCAATGAAACGTTGACGCCGACATGTCGTCGTCGAAACGACGACACCCGGACCGCCACAACGCCACGAGACGGCCGCCGGCAGCCCGGCCGGACCGGGGCCGGTCCGGACCCGCGAGCTCACCCGGAACGGAGAGCCGCAGGCGAGAAGGGCGTGGTGGAGGAGGGTCAGCGGCGGCGGACGGCCCGGTCCAGCGCGTCGACGACGGCGTCGGTGAACGCGCCGGCGCCGCCGTGCCCGGCGTCGTCGATGATCTGCAGCTCGCTGCCCGGCCAGCGCCGGTGCAGGTCCCAGGCGATGTCCGGAGGCCCGCTGACGTCGTACCGGCCGTGGATCAGGGTCCCGGGGATGCCGGCGAGCCGGGTCGCGCCGCGGAGCAGGGCGCCGTCGGGGAGGAACGCGGCGTGCCGCCAGTAGTGCGTGACCAGCCGGGCGAAGACGAGCCGGAACGCCGGGTCCTCGTAGCGTCGGCTCGGCCGGTGGCCCGGTGCGAGGGAGACGTGGGTGTCCTCCCAGCGGCACCACTCACGGGCGGCGTGCTCGCGGACGGCCGGGTCGGGGTCGGCGAGCAGAGTCGCGTAGGCGTCGACGAGGCGGGCGCCGCGCAGGTGGGCGGGCACGGCGTCGGCGAACCGGTCCCAGGCGGCGGGGAAGATCCGGCGCATGTCCTCGGTGACCCAGCGGATCTCCCGCTCGGTCGTCGTCACGACCTTTGCCGCAGGTCTCCCAGTACAGGTCCTGGCCGTCGTCGGTGGTGAGGGTGCCGGCGTCGTAGGGCTCGATCGCCGGGTGGAGGGGCACCGCTACAACCCTGCCAGCAGGGCGGCGGAGTTGTCCTCCCACGCGTTGTCGATGCGGATGTAGGTGCCCACGGTGGCCAGGGAGCGGTGCCGGGTCTGGTGGGCGATGGCCCGGTCGGAGGCGCCGCGCTGGTGGGCGTAGGTGACATGGCCCGCGCGCAGCGAGTGTGCGGACCAGGGGCCGGGGCCGATGTCGGCACGTGCCACCGCGCGCTGGACGATCTCGTTGACCGACTCCGGGTGCAGCTGCCGGTCGGTGACCCGGTTGCCGCGGGTGACCTTGCGCAGCACCGGGCCCTCGGTGATCCCGGCGGCGTCGAGCCAGGCCCGCAGCGCGGTCACCGGGCAGCGCGCGGTCCGGTGGGTGTGCGGGAGGACGACGAGCTCGGGCTCGGTGCCGTACGGGTTGGTCTTGGACCGGGGGATCGACAGGACTCGTCCGCGGGGGTGGTCGGCGACGTCGGCGACGGTGAGCGCGGCGAGCTCGGAGCGGCGCAGCGCGGAGAAGAACCCGACCAGCAGCAGGGCCCGGTCGCGCAGGCCGGCGAGGTCGTCCTCGTCCGTCCGGGTGGCGTAGCTGCGGGTGGTGGGGCAGGCGTCGACGACGTCGTCGAGGTCGGGGGGCATCAGTGGCCGGGCCCGGACCGGTGGGGCGCCGTGGGTGCGGCGGATGCCCTCCCAGACGGCGGTGACGCGGCGGGCGTCGGTGGGGTCGGGGAGGTCGCGCATGACGTGCACGAACCGGATCGAGGACAGCCGGCGGCTGATGGTCCCGACCTTCGCCCCGGCCCCGGCG is a window from the Pseudonocardia sp. HH130629-09 genome containing:
- the fabI gene encoding enoyl-ACP reductase FabI, giving the protein MGLLDGKRLLITGVITDASLAFHSAKIAQEQGAEVVLTGFGRMRLVERIAMRLPKPAPVVELDVSNQEQLDLLVERITPHLGEEPRLDGVLHSIGFAPAGALGEGAFLNAQWEDVATTIQVSAFSLKSLAMACKPLLGPGSSIVGMDFDNRQAWPAYDWMGVAKSALESVTRYLARDLGRDGIRVNLVAAGPVKTMAAKSIPGFAAFEDVWDERAPLGWDMNDPVPVAKTVCAALSDWMPTTTGSMIMADGGVHAVGV
- a CDS encoding DUF58 domain-containing protein; protein product: MTAGSSDLVRLEATLRTLELTVRRRLDGLLQGNHIGLLPGPGSEPGDARPYQPGDDVRRMDWSVTARTTAPHVRETVADRELETWAVVDLSRSIDYGTARTDKRHLALAGLTAVAQLTTGGGNRLGAVVANGESTLRLPARGGMAHARGLVRRVATMPSAPEGTRGDLSRALDELRRPPRRRGLVVVVSDFLGEPTWERSLRALSARHELLAIEVVDPRELELPDVGTVVLADPETGRQREVDTTPLLRREFAAAAAEHRDRVAAALRRCGAGHLTLRTDTDWVADIVRFAVARKHTAAPRSGAAFSRNGTASPHDGTAAPRRPA
- a CDS encoding site-specific integrase, yielding MTDPAPTGVPGAELLAPQVDLPLTEQEAAYVAAARSANTRRGYASDWREFSAWCIRHGHAALPAAPEALSGYITELAGAGAKVGTISRRLSSIRFVHVMRDLPDPTDARRVTAVWEGIRRTHGAPPVRARPLMPPDLDDVVDACPTTRSYATRTDEDDLAGLRDRALLLVGFFSALRRSELAALTVADVADHPRGRVLSIPRSKTNPYGTEPELVVLPHTHRTARCPVTALRAWLDAAGITEGPVLRKVTRGNRVTDRQLHPESVNEIVQRAVARADIGPGPWSAHSLRAGHVTYAHQRGASDRAIAHQTRHRSLATVGTYIRIDNAWEDNSAALLAGL
- a CDS encoding VWA domain-containing protein, translating into MTFTAPWWLLGLLVVAALAVAYVWLLRRRRRDVVRFTNLELLESVAPKRPGRWRHLPAIALIAALAVLTVALAGPQAMAKVPRNRATVMLVIDVSLSMKATDVAPTRLAAAQAAAKQFADQLTPGVNLGLVSFAGTAAVLVSPTTDRSAVKNGVDNLQLAESTATGEAIFTAMQSIDTFSRSLQGGPDAAGVPPPARIVLLSDGTQTVPGPDGENEPRGSFTAAAEARNSGIPVSTISFGTSYGSIELDGGRTPVPVDDASMERIAQLAGGRFFTAATESELRAVYSDLSEELGYEEREVDASRPWMIGGFVLLIGGLGAGILLGRRLP
- a CDS encoding class I SAM-dependent methyltransferase → MDTTPPVARFEQAYRDGDPPWVIDEPQPVVAALARDGAVTGTVLDPGCGTGEHTILLTRLGHDVLGADAAPTAVRRARERAAAAGVDARFVVADALTPDGLGPFDTVVDSALFHLFDPADQARYARALAGIVRPGGVVHVLALARTGAAAEFGPVIDAADVRTAFTGPDWSVESVAPASYRGVVTAALAQAYGEPAGTRVEVPAHLARVRRR
- the fabG gene encoding 3-oxoacyl-ACP reductase FabG encodes the protein MGRSVLVTGGNRGIGLAIAQAFAAEGDQVAVTYRSGKDDIPDGLLPVHCDVTDAESVDAAFTEVEAAHGPVEVLVSNAGITDDGLLMRMSEESFTRVVDANLTAAYRVAKRASRGMLKARKGRMIFVSSVVGLSGSAGQVNYAASKSGLVGLARSVARELGSRGVTANVVAPGFVDTDMTRALPEKRREEILGTIPLSRYADADEIASVVAFLASPGAGYVTGAVVPVDGGLGMGH
- a CDS encoding sulfite exporter TauE/SafE family protein; translated protein: MQWWEVGVIALAGLWAGLINTVVGSGTLVTFPVLVALGFPPVTATTSNAIGLITGSVTGAVGYRREWAGHGRRLAKYAVASFLGAVVGAALLLSLPPDAFETIVPVLVGTSVLLVAVQPLLARRLRDRPRPDRSGSPVLYLLVFLVGVYGGYFTAAQGIMLVGVMGLLLADPLQRLNAFKNTLASVVNIVAGAIYAVVAPVDWRVVGIIAVSSIVGGLLGAKVGRRLSPAVLRSAIVVIGVAAIVFLLVE
- a CDS encoding AAA family ATPase, which gives rise to MSTTASTGPDPITPARDAERLERAVLEVKRVIVGQDRLVERMLVGLLAKGHLLLEGVPGVAKTLAVETFARVVGGSFSRLQFTPDLVPADILGTRIYRQGREEFDVELGPVVANFVLADEINRAPAKVQSAMLEVMAERKLSLAGRDHPMPDPFLVLATQNPIENEGVYPLPEAQRDRFLFKLIIEYPGLEEEREIIYRMGSTPPVASQVLTPEELVRLQRTAADVFVHHSLVDYVVRLVVATRLPSEHGLSDVASWIAYGASPRASLGIVSAARALALVRGRDYVLPQDVLEVAPDVLRHRLVLSYDAIADQVPVDHIVTRVLQTVPLPQVSARPGGAPEGAPSAWPPAPGAGQGPA
- a CDS encoding MsnO8 family LLM class oxidoreductase; the encoded protein is MPTPVHLVPPERTLSTIPLSCLDLNPLRRGGTATDVVSDAVVLARHAESLGMLRYWVGEHHLKPALGSTSPMVLLSHLAARTERIRLGVAAPLVAYHPPLRLAEDATLLSALSGGRTDLGLGRSVAARTPRTVGLDHDRPHVEARLLERGLGTFSGRCDQLLRLLTGKEPGLRGAPVELLDAVAPQVWVHAAGAGESANYAARNGLPMGVAYFARPTTVLEAVDLYRERFVPGPYGDRPHIAIAVSALATDSEEEAVSLGAGYDVWLRGLTLDAGTHHYPTAEERAGLPPLDPAELVVLEDRLRTRVVGRADAVARRLAAIVEAAEADELVVETVAPTLADRLRSYALLAREWSRI
- a CDS encoding ferrochelatase, which translates into the protein MPEQSCPDPDAILVLSFGGPEAPDEVRPFLENVTRGRGVPPERLDAVEEHYQHFGGVSPINARKRELIASIAARTELPVYFGNRNWRPFAEDTVREMAEAGVERALVFATSAYGGYSACRQYHEDIARARDAVGEAAPELVKLRHFYDHPDFVRANADAVRTAWVQLPEDRREAARLVFTAHSIPTSADAAAGTPDDGGHRYSRQVAEAAALVAAELGVDEFDVVWQSRSGPPQVPWLEPDIVDHIDDLHAKGVPAVVVAPVGFVSDHVEVVWDLDNEAAERAAEHGMGFARAATAGPDPRFADMVVELVREHTDDAPARRLGSGPSAGCTRNGAPCAVDCCVPQRRPARSG